GAGGAACAACAGGACAGATCTGGGCTGAGGAGAACCTCGTAAATAAAGGCCTGATTCCGGCAGAAAATCTCAAGACATATGACAACTTCCCGCTTGTCATCGAGGACCTTAAAAACAAGAGAATTGACGCAGCAATCTATGACAGACCTTCAATGATTGCAGCAATCGAAGAGAAGCCAATCCACATAACAGGCGAGATTGACACAGGAGAGGAGTATGGAGTCGCAATCAGAAAGGACGACGTAGCACTTCTCGAAACAATCAACAACGGCCTTGCAAAACTTCACAAGGATCAGAAGTGGACTGAGCTTAAGGAAAAATACGGCCTTTAACCGTAAAAATCAAACTTAACTTTTTTAAAAATATAACTAAATAAAAATCTGTCCGAAATCGGCAGAATAAATAAGTATTAGGTAAAAAACAGAGATAATGTTGTACCGGAATTATAGCTATCAGTTTTGGTACCGGGAATAATCGGGCATGGATGCAATATCTATACTAATAGACTGGCTGCCGTATCTCCTATCCGGAATAATTGTCACAATGGGCCTTGTCGCCGCAGGACTTGGAATAGGTGTTCTTCTTGGTCTGCCGATGGCACTCGGACAGGTATATTCAAAATGGCCGGTCAGGGCCGCAATAGGCGTTTATGTATGGTTCTTCAGGGGCCTTCCTGTTCTTGTTCTTCTCTTTCTGTTTTACTTCGGTCTCTTCCCTGCAATTGGACTTGGAGATATGCCGGCGTTTTTCGTCGGAGCAACAGTGCTTGGGCTCAGAGGGGCCGCATATCAGTCGCAGATATTCAGAGGAGCTATTCAGTCGATAAGCGACGGGCAGATGACAGCCGCAAGATCACTTGGAATGAGCAGATTTACAGCTATAAAATCAATAATTCTGCCTCAGTCAGTACGAATTGCACTTCCGGGATGGTCAAATGAATATCCGAATATTCTCACAGATTCAGCAGTCTGCTATGCCATCGGTGTAATGGAATTAATCACAAGAACCTCACAGATAGTCTCACAGACATACCTTACAATGCCAATCTACATTGCCTGCGCCGGAGTATTCATCCTATTAAATTATGCAGGTATGAAAGGACTCTACATACTTGAGAACAGGCTGGCGATACCTGGTTTTGGCGGAAACAGCGGGGAAGTATAAATTATGTCAGACAATGATTATATCCTTAGAATAGAAGATATTCATAAAAAATACGGAAATAATGAAGTATTAAAAGGCGTCTCACTCGATGTAAAAAAAGGTGAGACGATCGTCTTCATAGGATCTTCGGGTACAGGCAAGAGTACTTTATTAAGGTGCATAAACCAGCTTACACCACCAGAAAAAGGGAGAGTATTTCTTAATGGTGAAGAGGTCACAAATTCCGGGAAGAGAATAAATAATTTCAGGCAGAAGATCGGTATGGTCTTTCAGAATTTTTACCTCTTTGACCACTTAACGGCAATCAGAAATGTTGAGATCGCCTTAATCAAAGTACGCGGGATGAAACCCGATGAGGCAAGAGAGAAAGCCATGAATGAACTCCGCCAGGTCGGAATGGAAGACTGGGCAGATCATTATCCTGCGGAACTTTCCGGAGGTCAGGCGCAGCGGGTCTCAATCGCACGTGCACTTGCAATGGATCCTGATGTAATACTCTTTGATGAACCGACATCGGCACTTGATCCTGAACTCACAAGGGAGGTTTTGGAGGTCATGAAGAAGCTGGCAAAAGACGGGATGACAATGCTTGTCGTAACCCACGAGATGGGATTTGCACAATCGGTTGCGAACAGGATTATATTTATGGAAGAAGGAAAGATCCTTGAGGAGGGCACACCTGAAGAGATCATGAACAATCCTAAATCCGAGAGGACAAAGAGTTTTATCGGGCAGTTTAATAGCGGATACTAAGGGAGGTATAAATGGACCAGATGACATTTATTGCAGAAATTCTGATGCCGGCACTGATCGGCGGACTTGTAATTACGCTTCAGCTCATTGCGCTGTCCGCACCTTTCGGACTCCTTGGAGGAATAGGAGTTGCTGTAGGGAGGACATACGGGGGGCGTTATACAGTAATCTTCTGCAAGGCCTATGTCACATTCATCAAAGGGTGCCCGCTTTTACTTCTGCTGTTTATTCTGTACTTCGGCCTGCCTTCAGTCGGCATCACACTCACTGCCTTTGTGGCATCAATAACCGGATTTATACTGTGCAATTCAGCTTACAGTTCAGAGTATATCCGCGGTTCGATGAAATCGATACGGGAAGGTCAGTTGATTGCCGCAAGAGCGCTCGGCATGACAGAAAGGCAGGTAATTGTAAATATTGTACTCCCACAGGCACTCAGAAGAGCAATTCCCGGACTATCCAATGAATTCATCTACCTGATAAAATATTCGTCACTTGCATATATGCTCACAGTAATAGAGCTTACAGGTGCAGGAAAACTTGTGGCTACAAAATATTTCGCATACAATGAGGCATTTATAATGGTCGGTGCAGTCTATCTTCTGCTTGTGACTATAACAACATTCGGTGCAAATATGCTTGAAAAGAAGTATGCAATACCCGGAACCAGCGGGCGCTGAAAAATTAATCATTAATTTTTTCAGTGATTAAATAAATCTCTATATACGGACAGATTATTCATATTATTAGCTACAGATTGATGCTGAATGGCTGCATATTAAATCCATTCCGATAAATATCTGAACAGAGGGATTGTAATAAAAATTAAGAACAAGATAAATCTGATCACTCTTATTGTAGCCCTTGTGCTTATTCTGGGCCTTATTGCCGGAACTTACATAATAGTGCTTAACGGCCTCTTCAATATCGAAGAACATGAGGCCATAGATAATTCAGAGAGAGCAGAGAACTATATCTATTACAAAATATCTGATGTTGACAGAATAAATAAAGACTGGGCATTCTGGGATTCATCATACTATTTTATGGATGATAAAAACACAGAATTCATCGGAGAGAATTTTGTTGACTCCACATATTATAACCTCAAAATCAATTCAATCCTCTATTTTGACCTAAACAGCACACTATTTTATGGAGAATATTATAATCTGGATGATGATGAATTCACCAATATTCCAAAAGGGCTTTTAGATTCAATCAAAGAGCATATTTCAGTAAAAGGTCCTGATCCGTCAGAGGGCATCGCCGGATTCATGGAGGCAGATGGTAACCTCCACATTGTATCTATAAATCCGGTTCTGACAAGCAATATGGACGGAACTCCAAAGGGAATACTTGTTATGACAAAGGAGGTATCCGGAGAATATCTCAGTGAAATCTCAGATGAGATCAATATTGAACTGGAATTAACCGGAATTACGGGTCTGAACAGGGAATACCCTGAAATTAACGGCATGAATTCACGCCTCATTTCATATGGACCAGATGAGGAGGAGATCTATGTCAAATCAATGATATCTGACATCAGCGACAGGCCGGTTGCAGTGCTTACAGTTACTGACAGCAGGGATTTATTCGCTTTAGGTCTTAGTACAGTGACATTCTTCTCAGGATATGTACTTATTCTCTGTGCAGCAGTCGTTATAATCCTGAATATAACTTTTGAATCATTATTTACCAGAAGACTTGAATCAGTCTCTTATGAACTGAAAAGAATAGCAAGCACAAAAGATTATGAGTCACGTCTTAAAGATGAGCATGACGATGAAATATCATTAATCTCAGACTCCGGAAACATCCTGCTTGAAACAATACAGAGAAATGTGCAGCATCTTGAGGAGAAGAACCGTGAACTGAACAGGACACTCCTGAAGAAATCAGAACTTATTGCAGAACTCCACCACAGAGTTAAAAACAACCTTCAGTACATAATAAGCCTCCTCGGAATAAAGTCACTTAAAATAAAAGATCCTGAGGCACTTGAAGTAATTAATGATGCAACCGGAAGGATCAAATATCTCGGAATGATCCACGATGATCTCTACAGAAAAGAGGAGAGAAAAACTCTGCTCTTTAAGAGTCATCTCTTCGATCTGGCAAACCTTATCATGGAAGGCATGTCCGAAGAGAAGCGAGAGAAGATATCCGTTCAGATAACCGGCGATGAATTCGAGACCGATCTCTCATATGCAATTCCTCTAAGCACTGCTCTGTATGAACTGATTAAGAACTCAACCGAACATGCCTTTGATCAAAAAGGAGGCAGGATTGATATAGATATCAAAAAGAGCAATTCCGGGATTATAATAAAAGTAAAGGATGACGGAACAGGAATCGGAAATCCAGAGGGCAAAGAGTTCAGTTTTGGGATCAATTTTGCCAAAAATATCATTACAAAACAGTTATCCGGAACGATGGAAAATATCCGGTCCGAAACAGGGACATGCTGGTTGATATCACTTAAAAAGATCGGAACGGATGAAGAACACTCCCATAACCCGAAGCAATAATCACATAAAAATCCAAGGGAATAAAGAATAGTTCACATAACTCTGATTCAAATGAGACGAATTCTGATTGTTGAAGACGAAGATCTGATTGGGGAATTTATAAGGACGGTCGTAACCGAAATTATGGGTCATGAGGGTATAGGCCCTGTAATTTCATCTAAAGAGGCGTATGAAACAGCCATAGCTCTTAAACCGGATTTAATCCTGATGGACATACGCCTTGCCGGTGAAGGTGACGGCATTGAGGCTGCTGAGAAAATCAGGAAAAGCGGAATAGATATCCCGATAATATTCACTTCGGCAAGCACTGAAGCGGCTACAGTGAAGAGAACTGAAGAGATCAGCAACTCAGAATTTCTTAAAAAACCCTTCGAGATCAAAGATCTGATCCGGCATATATCCGGATATATTTAGTAATAGTGCGGGATATAAGCAATCTGAGTAAATCTGTATCAAAAAAGTCACTCATGAACCAGCTGGTTAACAGATGATGAATGAAACAGTGCACTGTTTCATAGGAAATTCCGGCTATAAAAACAGAAACTGACTGTTCAAACCGGAAATTTACAAAAAAAGATGATTAAACCTGAATATCTCAGGCAAGTTTATACTTCTCAATAAGTTCTTTCCAGTATGGGTCTGCCATAAGCATATCAAGACCGTCATTGAGTGCGTTAAGAAGTCTTACATCGTCCTTCCGGACAGCAATTCCGTACTCTTCATCTGTCTGAATTGTACCGAGCATGACAACATCATCCTTTTCAGCGATAATGTCCTTTACTACCGGAGTATCGTACATTGCTGCATCAATTCTCTTGTTTTCAAGATCTGAAACTGCAAGTGGGAAATTGTCATAGAGTTTGAGGTTATCCTCAGGCATAAGTTCTGTCTTAATGAGGTTTGTTTCAATCCACTCTGCTGCTGTTGAACCTCTCTGTGCACCGCAGACAACCTTTCCGGCTTTATAGTCATCAAGTGTTATTTCAGAGTCTGCCCTTACAGCAACTGCCTGATTTGCAACCCAGTATGGCTTTGAGAAGTTTACTTTCTCAAGTCTCTCGTCTGTGATTGTCATTCCTGAATAGACCATGTCAATCTTTCCTGCCTGAAGTGCCGGAATAATACCGTCCCATGCCATTGGCTGAATCTCAACATCGAAACCTTTCTTATCAGCAATCCATTTAATTGACTCAACATCAAAACCTGTGGGGTTTCCGTCTTTGTCAATGTATGAGTACGGAGGATATTCGCCGTCAATTCCGACAATGTACTTGACATCAATAATTGTCACTTTCTCTACAACAGGAACTGTCTCATCCGCACCGGTGCAACCTGCAATGGCAACTGCCATTACAGCAAGCGCGAGCATAAAAACAGTAGTAAACTTTCTGTCCATAATGTAATTTAGGGTAGAGAAGAATATATCGGTTATGAATTTGTTCGCAGTAACGGGCGCGGCAGATAGATCAGCTGCATCAGATTAAAAAAGGTGTAAAATCCTGTACGTTAAGAGTTTGTGATAACGCCTTTAACGGAATAACAAAATATTCATGCCATGCTAAAGCATAACATACTATAGATATGTACTGGAACAAAGAGATGGAGACGCTCACCGGAGATGACCTTGACAGACTCCAGGCAAGGCACCTCAGGTGGACGGTAAAACAGGCACAAAAAGTTCCATTTTACAAAAAACTCCTTAATGACGCAGGAATTTATGCAGACGACATTCGAAGGAAGGAAGATATTGTAAAACTTCCTTTTACCACAAAAAAGGATTTGCAGTCCGGATATCCGTTTGGATTTTTTGCTGTCCCTAAAAAGGAGATTGTCCGGATACATACCACATCCGGCACTACCGGAAAACCAACTGTAGTCGGATATACCAGAAAAGACCTTGAAAACTGGTCTGAACTTATTGCCAGAAATATGACAATGGTCGGCCTTACTGACGAGGATACATTTCAGAACGCAGTGAATTATGGTCTTTTTACAGGCGGACTTGGATTTCACTACGGTGCAGAGAAAGTCGGCATGACAGTAATTCCAAGCGGCACGGGAAATACAAAACGCCAGATCGAGATGATCGATGACTTTGGCGTCACCGCAATGCACTGCACTCCCGGTTATGCGCTCCATCTCGCCGAGGTTGCAGAACAGATGGGGACAAAGCTTGAGAGCTTTAAAACCGGAATGTTTGGTGCTGAACCGTGGTCTGAGAATATGAGAAAGACCCTTGAGGAGAAGCTTGCCGTCACCGCCTATGATTCATACGGCATGAGTGAGATGTACGGCCCGGGCGCTGCATTTGAGTGTCCCGAAAAGGACGGGCTTCATTTCTGGCATGACTCTTACTTAATTGAGATAATTGATCCTGAGACCGGAGAGAGCCTCTCTCCCGGAGAGAAGGGTGAACTGGTCGTAACTCCGCTTGTAAAAGAGGCGATGCCGCTTATAAGATACAGAACGGGCGACATCACATATATCATTGATGACGAATGCCCCTGCAAAAGAGGAGACAGGATTGCAAGGATTACCGGGAGAAGCGATGATATGCTTGTAATACGCGGAATTAACATATTTCCGTCACAGATTGAGCATGTACTGAAGTCACTTCCGGAAGTAGGGGATCAGTTTATGGTGTATGTTGACAGGGTTAATCACCTTGATGAGATGACCATTGACACCGAGATAAAGAGAGAATATTTCAGCGGTGAACTATCTGACCTTGAAAAAATTCAGAAGAAAATAATTCATCAGTTAAGGGAGACACTGAATATAAGGACAAGCGTGAACCTTGTCGAACCGGAATCACTGCCCCGTTTTGAAGGAAAGGCAAAGAGAGTCATTGATAAGAGAGGGGATAAGATATGAAAATATGGGACCCAAGAATTGAGGAGATGCCGGCAGCAGATCTGAAGAAACTTCAGTACAGACATTTAAAGACACTTGTTTACCGGCTTTACAGCTTTTCAGAGTTCTATCACCGGAGAATGGATGAGCAGAAGGTCCATCCGGATGACATAAGGTCACTTGCAGACATTACAAAACTGCCGTTTATGTACAAGAGTGACTTAAGAGACAATTACCCAAACAGGATCTTTACCGCACCCCAGGAAGAGCTGGTACGGTACCACGTATCTTCAGGTACAACCGGCAAGCCGACGGTTGTCGGTTATACGCAAAAAGACCTTGACATCTGGACAACCTCACTTGCAAGGGCGCTCACCGCAGCAGGTCTTGGCCGGGGCGACATCATGCAGGTATCGTACGGTTATGGCCTCTTCACAGGTGGTCTTGGTCTGCATTACGGTGCGGAGAAGATCGGTGCAACGGTTGTCCCTACAAGTGTCGGCAATACAGAGAGACAGATTGAACTTATGCAGGATTTATCAGTTACAGCCATCGCCTGCACGCCATCATATATGGTTCACCTTGGAGAAACAGCCGAAAAAATGGGCATATCAATTAAGAACGATACCAACCTTAAAACCGCAGTTCTCGGGGCAGAACCCTGGTCAGAGACGATGAGGCAGAGAATTCAGGAGCAGATGGGAATTTCGGCATACAACATCTACGGCACATCTGAACTTTCAGGTCCGATGTTCACCGAATGTGCAGAGCAGAACGGGATTCATATCTGGGGAGATATTGCCTATACTGAAATTATCGATCCTGAAACCGGAGAGCAGCTTCCTCCGGGCGAGAAAGGGGAACTTGTTATGACAATCCTTCAGAAGGAGGCACTGCCGATGATAAGGTTCAGGATTGGTGACATCACTTCCCTTGATGAATCTGTATGCCCGTGCGGCAGGACTCATCCAAGAATAGAACGCATTCAGGGGCGTGTGGACGATATGCTTATCATCCGGGGAATTAATGTCTTCCCGTCACAGGTAGAGCATGCACTGCTCGGAATTCCGGAAGTATCAGGACATTTCCAGATTATTGTTGACCGGAAAGGTGCCCTTGATACTATGCTTGTGCAGGTTGAGTTAAATCCGGACTCTTTTTCGGATAAAGTATCGGATATAATGGATATACGAAACAAGGTATCGCATCTGCTGAAAAATCAGCTCAATGTCGCCGCCGGTGTAGAACTCGTTGCACCGGGGGCACTGCCAAGATTTGAAGGAAAGGCAAAGAGAGTAACTGACAGGAGGGTAATGTAATGAATACTGAGGATTATATAATCAAACAGATTTCCGTATTTTCAGAGAACAAACCGGGAAGACTTGCAGCGATTGCAAAGGCTATGGAGGAAGAGAAGATCAATATCTTTGCTTTCTCAATTGCCGAGGCAAAGGGTTTTGGTGTTGTGAGGGTTTTGGTTGACAAGCCAAAAGCAGCACTTGAGAAACTTGTAAATATCGGGTTCATGGTCTCATTTACAGATGTAATTGCGGTAAGTATGCACGATGTCCCCGGCGGGCTGTACGAGATTGCAGACATCCTTGCAAAAAGTGAGATCAATATTGAATACTCATACGCATATTCCGGAAAGGAAGCGGCAGTTCTGATCCTTCGTGTCGATCAGGCTGAAGAGGCAGTCCGGCGCCTTCTTGATAACGGTGCAAATCTTCTTAAATCAGAGATGTTCACCTGATCCGGGATTTGGATGATATTTCTGCTTTTTGAAACTATGCGGCCGGAAATTCTGCAATCAACTTTTTTTTCGTCAATCGGTTTATTGATAAAAATTTACGGATAATTCACTCCCAAAATATTGTTTCAGAAGAGGAAAAAGCCAAAATATAACAGATATCAGATCATATTAGTTAAGGTAATTCCGTTTGCAGGTGTAATCCGGATTATTTACGAAACTTTATGGCACTTTCCCGGATCCATAGGGTAGAGGATATCCTTTTGGGCTTCGAACCCAAAGACGCGGGTTCGATTCCCGCTGGGTCCGCTAAAAAAAATATAATTTTTTTATTCTATTTTAATATACGAAACATTGCCGGAAGCCACACCTATTCCGACTGAAACAGTTTCTGAGTCATCAGCAGCGTCAGTTGCAGACGCTATTACCCTGAAGAGGTAATTTCCGGATGGCATTCCATACACATTTATGGTTTCACTACTGGTGTAATCAACAAGCGGCCCGGATAAACCACTGAGTGTTTTATACGGCAGCCAGATGCCGTCACCCTCACGGAGGTAATATATTTTATGACTCACCTGTTCACTTCCGGAATAATTTACCTTCCATCCGAGATCAAATCTGTCAGTTACAATATCACCGGATGTGACCGTAAGTTCTTCTATGTCAAGTTCTGTAGAGGTGATTCCTGTAGAATTGAGGTCAGCCACCGCTGTAACATATGTAGCGGGGAGGGAGAGATAATCTGTTCCGTTATTGAAGCTTATCGTTGAGCCGGAACCGAATATATTCAGGTTGCCGCTCTTCATTATTTTAAGCCTGAAACTGGTCTCCCAGTGCTGACCAAGTTTTATTGTTCCGACATTGAAGTCCAGATTCTGATCATCTGCCCAGTCCAGGGTCTGATCTTCAGTATAGAGAGGAATTATTGTTGCCGTCGAATTCCATGATTCAATCGTCGTTGAGACACCGTCCAGATAGACATAGTCAATAACGGGATCTTCCGCTGTATTAGGTACAGTCACATTATTGAGTTCAATGTTGTCAAATACAAGCTGCATTGTTGTGTTGACACCGGCCTCGGTCTTAAGTTCACCTGCAATGCTTGTATATATTGCCCCCAGATCATTACCTGTGGGTGCATAGTAGTATTTACCTCCCGTGCATTCCGCTATTTTTTCGAGAACTTCTTTTCCATCTGTTGAAATGGAATCGGCAAAAGCTATTGAATATATTGTAATATTGTTGTTATTTGCATAGACTGTAAGGTTCTGCTCTGCTGATGTGAGATCTGAAAACGGATAATAATTCTCAGTCAGGGTGCCGTAATATGTGGGACCGGAATAATAGTATTTATACCCATAATAATAGTAATAACCGGCATAACCCCTTGCAAGCGGATCACCATAGTAGTTATAATCGCCATCAGAGAGAAGAATTACACCCTTTACTGCATCTGCTCTCCCGTTATCAACAAGCTCTTTTATGGCAAGGTACAGACCCTTCCTCATCGGAGTGCCGCTCATAGGGACAATTCTGTCCACTTCATAGTCAAAAGAAGAGCGGTCAGTAGTAAGTGAGAGATCGACAGTTGCATAACTGCTGTAATATTTACCATTGCCAGGATAATATAAACTTATGTATGAGCCGTCATCTGAACTTCTGTCGTCACGGCCGGCCCAGTAATCATAACCATAGTAATAGATATTGGACGAACCGGAAACACCAAATGAGGCAATTCCAACCTGATCACGCCCTTCAGACATCTCTGAACTGAATGTTTTGAGAGCTGACATAGCAGAGACCATCCTGTCCGGATAATCCTTTAACATACTGCCGGAACGATCAACAGATACCATCACATCTATTGGATCAGGAGTCAGTGCATACCCGTCACCATATATGCTCACGCTCACATCGACAGTGCCATTCACTGCCACAGTTTCAGGTTCTGCAAGAGTTGTAACACTGATATACGGATAATTCTTCCATTCGACCTTTATTGTCCGGCTTACATTGCCCCAGTGGGCTGTGACTGTGCAGTTCGCCTCCGCAAGTTCGTTAAAATCCGGAGATGACCAGGCAGTCTCAAATTCTCCGGGTATAAACTCAACTATCGCCTGCCCGTATTCATCAGATTCGGCAGTTGTCTGAAGCAGCTGAGGACCCTCAGCCTGGTACGCAGGGTATGTCTTATCTTCAAGGGAGAATGAAACTATTTCGTTCTTCACCGGATTTCCCCTCTCGTCAATAACCTTTGCACGGATCAGTGAATTTGAATCAGGAAGGACATCCACACTCGGCATAGTCTCCGGATTTGCAGTCAGGAGCATATTTACAGGTTCTGTGCTGTCAAACAGGAGATCATTGCTGACTGATGCACTTGAATTGTCTGTCGATGTTGCGGTCAGTGTAAACAGCCCCTTCTGGCTCTTGGGGCCGTATGTCACACTAATCCTGCCGGCAGAATTGGATCTCAGAGTAAAGTCATCTTCGTTTGGATCTGATGAGCTTATGGTGACAGTTCTGTTGCCGGAAGGATTGCCATGGAGATCATATAGAAAATACGTAACTGTAAACGGAGTCTCGCCGTCTGCGGGGACGTAAGGAGGGTCTGCCGCATGCGGGCTGACAGCAGATTCAATTACCGCAGGCGGAGCCGTTGAAATTCCATTTATGACTATAAGGTTCTGACTTAGTGGTTCAGGGGGTTCAATATTGATGAGATTCTCCCCCGGTGTTGTAGAGATAAGGAATATTACATTTACAAAGCCGTCTGAACTCACCGTTTCTGTAATTGTATCCTCTGAATAATCAACACCGTTCCAGAATCCTGAGGTACCTCCGGAAGATGAAAATGTTATATATTCCGCCAAAGTTCCCTCAGCATCTTCCCTCCTGCTGTCAATGATATTCTCATAGGCATCGGTCATCCGCACCGAAATATCGATTTCACTTCCGACTTCAGATTCATAATCATAATTTAAATATGATATTCTGTCAGGAACGGAATGATCGACATAAAGAGTTATTATTTTTGACAGAAAATATTCAGAATCATCCACGGTATAGTTGACTTCCGCAACAATAGTTGGTTCTCCGCTTCTGACAGAGCTGAATGTTGTTTTGTAGGGAGATGATGTGTCAGATGTTATATCCGGCTCACCATAAATTTCCGGCTGAGTACAGTAAAACTCTACTGAAGATACAGAAACACTCAGGTTTGTAATCTCAACAGTTATTTCAGCGCCGTTTCCGCCGGCAGTTATCCACTGGCTGTCAGATGTAATATCTACTTCAGATTCCTCAAGTGCCGCTGAGAGACCGCACAGGAGAGAAAATGAGATCAGGAAAATTAATATCGGAATGAATTTCATAACATTTCAGCCACAGAGCTATAAGATTGATAAAAATAAGTAATTTCAGACTATATATCTTTTGGATATAATTCAGAGGGAAAAAAACAACACAGATTAAGGAGATAATTAAATAATATTTCACACTACTCTGTCAAAATCATAACAGGAAGAATGACCAGTCGTATTTATCGGAGGAATCAGAGCATATATAAGCCCTGAATTCCGGAATGTATTTTTTTTTGCCGGAAAATTGAGATCAGAGAGTTCCGCCGCCCTTCCGACCCGATCTTCCCTTTGAACCGCCTTTTTTTAACCCGGAAAATCTCTTCAGACCAAAGAATACCGCCGCACAGACAATTATTATCAGGAGTGCTATTCCGCCTATGAAAACTATATCCATCTCTTTTTCAATTGTCAGGACTATCTCCATCTCAGTGCTGCCTTTGGGAACGTTCTTCAGAACAGCTGCATCTTTATATCCTTTGCAGGTTACATCAAATGTATAGTCCTGACCGGACAGAAGCTGTGTGGTTATCTTTCCGGATGAATCAGTCACACCTATGGTGTTGTTATCCGATTTCACAACCGCACCCGGGACTGCTTTATGATCTCTGTCCTCAACAAATAATGTTACATCCGACTTGCCGTATTCGATTACTGCAATTATGTTGTCATCCGTTCCGTCTATTGTGTATTCGTTATACCAGTTTTCATAGCCGGTTTTTCTGACCTCAAATGAGTGTTTTCCGGCGATAAGGTTTGTAACGCCTGATCTTCCGTAGGTATCGGATTTGCCGAAGTAATCTGCATCTATGTAAATTTCAGCGTATTCTACGGGGCGTTTCTCAGAGTCATATACTGAGAGGGTTATAGGGTACAGTGATTTTGAGAGTGTTACAGGATAGATTACTTCAGCACTTCCAAAGAAGTGGCTCTCTTCAAATACCTGATATTCATCTTTCTGTATTCTGACG
The sequence above is a segment of the Methanoplanus limicola DSM 2279 genome. Coding sequences within it:
- a CDS encoding amino acid ABC transporter ATP-binding protein, which encodes MSDNDYILRIEDIHKKYGNNEVLKGVSLDVKKGETIVFIGSSGTGKSTLLRCINQLTPPEKGRVFLNGEEVTNSGKRINNFRQKIGMVFQNFYLFDHLTAIRNVEIALIKVRGMKPDEAREKAMNELRQVGMEDWADHYPAELSGGQAQRVSIARALAMDPDVILFDEPTSALDPELTREVLEVMKKLAKDGMTMLVVTHEMGFAQSVANRIIFMEEGKILEEGTPEEIMNNPKSERTKSFIGQFNSGY
- a CDS encoding amino acid ABC transporter permease, whose product is MDQMTFIAEILMPALIGGLVITLQLIALSAPFGLLGGIGVAVGRTYGGRYTVIFCKAYVTFIKGCPLLLLLFILYFGLPSVGITLTAFVASITGFILCNSAYSSEYIRGSMKSIREGQLIAARALGMTERQVIVNIVLPQALRRAIPGLSNEFIYLIKYSSLAYMLTVIELTGAGKLVATKYFAYNEAFIMVGAVYLLLVTITTFGANMLEKKYAIPGTSGR
- a CDS encoding phenylacetate--CoA ligase family protein, which encodes MYWNKEMETLTGDDLDRLQARHLRWTVKQAQKVPFYKKLLNDAGIYADDIRRKEDIVKLPFTTKKDLQSGYPFGFFAVPKKEIVRIHTTSGTTGKPTVVGYTRKDLENWSELIARNMTMVGLTDEDTFQNAVNYGLFTGGLGFHYGAEKVGMTVIPSGTGNTKRQIEMIDDFGVTAMHCTPGYALHLAEVAEQMGTKLESFKTGMFGAEPWSENMRKTLEEKLAVTAYDSYGMSEMYGPGAAFECPEKDGLHFWHDSYLIEIIDPETGESLSPGEKGELVVTPLVKEAMPLIRYRTGDITYIIDDECPCKRGDRIARITGRSDDMLVIRGINIFPSQIEHVLKSLPEVGDQFMVYVDRVNHLDEMTIDTEIKREYFSGELSDLEKIQKKIIHQLRETLNIRTSVNLVEPESLPRFEGKAKRVIDKRGDKI
- a CDS encoding ABC transporter substrate-binding protein, yielding MDRKFTTVFMLALAVMAVAIAGCTGADETVPVVEKVTIIDVKYIVGIDGEYPPYSYIDKDGNPTGFDVESIKWIADKKGFDVEIQPMAWDGIIPALQAGKIDMVYSGMTITDERLEKVNFSKPYWVANQAVAVRADSEITLDDYKAGKVVCGAQRGSTAAEWIETNLIKTELMPEDNLKLYDNFPLAVSDLENKRIDAAMYDTPVVKDIIAEKDDVVMLGTIQTDEEYGIAVRKDDVRLLNALNDGLDMLMADPYWKELIEKYKLA
- a CDS encoding CHASE4 domain-containing protein, whose protein sequence is MLILGLIAGTYIIVLNGLFNIEEHEAIDNSERAENYIYYKISDVDRINKDWAFWDSSYYFMDDKNTEFIGENFVDSTYYNLKINSILYFDLNSTLFYGEYYNLDDDEFTNIPKGLLDSIKEHISVKGPDPSEGIAGFMEADGNLHIVSINPVLTSNMDGTPKGILVMTKEVSGEYLSEISDEINIELELTGITGLNREYPEINGMNSRLISYGPDEEEIYVKSMISDISDRPVAVLTVTDSRDLFALGLSTVTFFSGYVLILCAAVVIILNITFESLFTRRLESVSYELKRIASTKDYESRLKDEHDDEISLISDSGNILLETIQRNVQHLEEKNRELNRTLLKKSELIAELHHRVKNNLQYIISLLGIKSLKIKDPEALEVINDATGRIKYLGMIHDDLYRKEERKTLLFKSHLFDLANLIMEGMSEEKREKISVQITGDEFETDLSYAIPLSTALYELIKNSTEHAFDQKGGRIDIDIKKSNSGIIIKVKDDGTGIGNPEGKEFSFGINFAKNIITKQLSGTMENIRSETGTCWLISLKKIGTDEEHSHNPKQ
- a CDS encoding amino acid ABC transporter permease gives rise to the protein MDAISILIDWLPYLLSGIIVTMGLVAAGLGIGVLLGLPMALGQVYSKWPVRAAIGVYVWFFRGLPVLVLLFLFYFGLFPAIGLGDMPAFFVGATVLGLRGAAYQSQIFRGAIQSISDGQMTAARSLGMSRFTAIKSIILPQSVRIALPGWSNEYPNILTDSAVCYAIGVMELITRTSQIVSQTYLTMPIYIACAGVFILLNYAGMKGLYILENRLAIPGFGGNSGEV
- a CDS encoding response regulator is translated as MRRILIVEDEDLIGEFIRTVVTEIMGHEGIGPVISSKEAYETAIALKPDLILMDIRLAGEGDGIEAAEKIRKSGIDIPIIFTSASTEAATVKRTEEISNSEFLKKPFEIKDLIRHISGYI